In Thermobaculum terrenum ATCC BAA-798, one genomic interval encodes:
- a CDS encoding O-antigen ligase family protein yields MTLATEALRGRRASGMNLRLILLMVVLAAMAISLVLPIPGKQQGSLVLGLCLASILLVLNSPAWAAMPVLLTEMTLSSYYVGDLGMSLRLLVVLLGFIVSLPMLRRVSLSDPLCRRVLLPALLLLVIATAVNALYSESDYVIKYARYQTTQLLAMVLIIAVVATVRDVKKLATALCLITVVVSIASILQHYAPSIAPYGLGDANTVRDWKGRSIGFSSSPVTLANQIAFVVMPLMGVFFSSAVGVGRRRILALFGILLLVGGLNFSYTRSAFFALAPATVALALCLKGRVRIALLAMVLLAVVAFQLLRGTGLIGSRYYKTAEDDRSAASHQALWDVGFAIAMDHPILGIGHEHFEEVSAQYVDELNTSADAAGGTSAVGKERPHNDFLSVWTSWGIFALLAYLALFWGMIRNYMSALGHSDRLISGLAAGCVGGVVLYAVNSAYHNYMDSSSVLWIYAGFSVVLARLARLDSLSRLYAAYLARQRSQQEPLGR; encoded by the coding sequence ATGACCCTGGCGACCGAAGCCCTCAGGGGGCGCCGAGCCTCAGGAATGAACCTGAGGCTGATCCTGCTGATGGTCGTCCTGGCGGCGATGGCCATCAGCCTGGTGCTGCCCATCCCCGGCAAGCAGCAGGGCAGCCTGGTGCTTGGCCTGTGCCTAGCCTCCATCCTGCTGGTTCTCAATTCCCCCGCGTGGGCGGCCATGCCCGTACTGCTCACGGAGATGACCCTCTCCTCCTACTACGTAGGTGATCTGGGCATGAGCCTCAGGCTGCTAGTGGTGCTGCTGGGGTTCATCGTGTCGCTGCCCATGCTCAGGCGAGTGTCTCTCTCGGATCCCCTCTGCCGCAGGGTGCTGCTGCCGGCGCTGCTGCTGCTCGTGATCGCCACTGCGGTCAATGCCCTCTACTCCGAGTCCGACTACGTGATCAAGTACGCCCGCTACCAGACGACCCAGCTCCTGGCGATGGTGCTGATCATAGCGGTTGTCGCCACCGTGCGGGACGTGAAGAAGCTGGCGACGGCGCTCTGCCTCATCACGGTGGTGGTCTCGATAGCCTCTATCTTGCAGCACTACGCACCCAGCATTGCTCCCTACGGCTTGGGTGATGCCAACACCGTGCGGGATTGGAAAGGTAGATCGATCGGGTTCAGCTCCAGCCCCGTGACGCTGGCCAACCAGATAGCCTTTGTCGTCATGCCTCTCATGGGTGTGTTCTTCTCGAGCGCGGTTGGAGTCGGCAGGAGGAGGATCCTCGCCCTGTTTGGGATACTGCTGCTGGTAGGAGGACTGAACTTCTCGTACACCCGCTCGGCCTTCTTCGCGCTCGCGCCCGCCACGGTCGCTCTGGCACTGTGCCTGAAGGGCAGGGTTCGGATAGCGCTCCTGGCGATGGTGCTGCTGGCGGTGGTGGCATTCCAGCTGCTGAGGGGCACAGGACTGATAGGTTCCAGGTACTACAAGACGGCCGAGGACGATCGCAGCGCCGCCTCCCATCAGGCGCTCTGGGACGTGGGCTTCGCCATAGCGATGGACCACCCGATACTCGGCATAGGGCACGAGCACTTCGAGGAGGTCTCGGCCCAGTACGTCGATGAGCTCAACACTAGCGCCGACGCTGCCGGGGGGACCAGCGCCGTGGGCAAGGAGAGACCTCACAACGACTTCCTCAGCGTGTGGACCTCCTGGGGCATATTCGCCCTGCTGGCCTACCTGGCGCTCTTCTGGGGGATGATCCGGAACTACATGTCAGCCCTGGGCCACTCCGACAGGCTGATCAGCGGCCTGGCTGCGGGCTGCGTAGGGGGAGTCGTGCTCTATGCCGTCAACTCCGCCTACCATAACTACATGGACAGCAGCTCGGTGCTCTGGATCTATGCGGGCTTCTCTGTGGTGCTGGCGCGTCTTGCGCGCCTGGACAGCCTGTCGAGGCTGTACGCCGCCTACCTGGCCAGGCAGCGCAGCCAGCAAGAACCCTTGGGGAGGTGA
- a CDS encoding Wzz/FepE/Etk N-terminal domain-containing protein has translation MSSSTYPYDYIPLMPPTNQGRDPYVEFITRWWWLLLIGAILGGLAAMAYLRYGPVPYQSTAYIQVQQTGATLTSDVNQSQQAAENFAAELSSPYVLEQVSKDLGVKGIAMSQARLQVALQSGKVDVSTVRNSNFVRVVVKDPDPNRARTIANSFSAVAVRVVNERARENLDSRMQELQDQINFTRDKLLNAQLQRKQQDLQQQIADAQSRLLQLQMSYQEELQRQREADRGNPSAGTDTTLQQLRQQWQHTLIQQITSIQKNIDDLNTQLRDVQVQIQKLPSNTDPTVSTALADAYSQQLQSLTNQYAQLQLDAHNAVSPLVQYGDASTPIVATSKKKMLLLGLAGGVLLMAGLAFLIDSIRRRRKRQHGDEDDVDVDKLIQALERAGVPREALNGSAAVKAEER, from the coding sequence TTGTCCAGTAGTACCTATCCCTATGATTACATACCCCTCATGCCTCCCACTAACCAGGGAAGGGACCCGTACGTGGAGTTCATCACCAGGTGGTGGTGGCTGCTGCTTATAGGAGCCATCCTCGGGGGGCTGGCGGCTATGGCCTACCTGCGTTACGGCCCTGTGCCCTACCAGAGCACGGCCTACATCCAAGTGCAGCAGACTGGTGCTACCCTCACCAGCGATGTCAACCAGAGCCAGCAGGCGGCCGAGAACTTCGCGGCCGAGTTGTCCTCCCCCTACGTCCTTGAGCAGGTCAGCAAGGACCTGGGAGTCAAGGGGATCGCGATGTCGCAGGCGCGGCTCCAGGTGGCTCTGCAGAGCGGTAAGGTCGACGTATCGACCGTGCGCAACTCCAACTTCGTACGCGTCGTCGTGAAGGACCCCGACCCCAACAGGGCCAGGACGATCGCCAACTCCTTCAGCGCGGTGGCCGTCAGGGTCGTGAACGAGCGCGCCAGGGAGAACCTCGACTCCAGGATGCAGGAGCTGCAGGACCAGATCAACTTCACCCGGGACAAGCTGCTCAACGCCCAGCTGCAGAGGAAGCAGCAGGACCTGCAGCAGCAGATAGCCGATGCACAGAGCAGGCTGCTGCAGCTACAGATGTCCTACCAGGAAGAGTTGCAAAGGCAGCGCGAGGCCGACAGAGGCAACCCCTCCGCTGGGACGGACACCACTCTGCAGCAGCTCAGGCAACAGTGGCAGCACACGTTGATCCAGCAGATAACGAGCATCCAGAAGAACATCGATGACCTGAACACGCAGCTGCGAGACGTGCAGGTGCAGATCCAGAAACTACCTAGCAACACGGATCCTACCGTGTCCACAGCCCTGGCCGACGCTTACAGCCAGCAGCTGCAGAGCCTGACTAACCAGTATGCTCAGCTGCAGCTTGACGCACACAACGCCGTCTCACCCCTCGTGCAGTACGGCGACGCCTCGACGCCAATAGTCGCCACGAGCAAGAAGAAAATGCTTCTCTTGGGCCTGGCCGGAGGCGTATTACTCATGGCGGGGCTAGCGTTCCTGATAGACAGCATCAGGCGTAGGCGCAAGCGGCAGCATGGGGACGAGGACGACGTGGACGTCGACAAGCTGATCCAGGCGCTAGAGAGGGCCGGCGTGCCTCGTGAGGCGCTCAACGGCAGCGCCGCCGTGAAGGCGGAGGAAAGATGA
- a CDS encoding thiamine pyrophosphate-dependent dehydrogenase E1 component subunit alpha: protein MKDELIGYYQQMLRIRKCEEKIGWLFSRGLTMGTAHLSIGQEASAVGVIAASRPEDYVVSTHRGHGHLIAKGADPARLIAEICGRETGFCRGKGGSQHIAVKEINFLGTNGITGGGIPVATGAALTAKYRRTGQVVLCFFGDGAANQGTFHESLNMASVWKLPIVYVCENNGYAMFTPSCDVTSVRDVAVRAAAYNIPGVTADGMDVRVVRDVAAVAINRARSGGGPTLLELKTYRFCGHSKSDNGTKYRPREEIEEWSRRDPIANLRRDLLEMGVPEMLLIDIEREVQQEMDLAVEHALAARYAEEEALEGVYAAAEPATSARRVGVLTGAARW from the coding sequence ATGAAGGACGAACTTATCGGCTACTACCAGCAGATGCTGCGCATCAGGAAGTGTGAGGAGAAGATCGGCTGGCTGTTCAGCCGCGGCCTGACCATGGGCACCGCCCACCTCTCCATAGGGCAGGAGGCGAGCGCCGTGGGCGTGATCGCGGCCTCCCGGCCCGAGGACTACGTGGTGAGCACCCACCGAGGCCATGGCCACCTGATAGCCAAGGGGGCCGACCCAGCCAGGCTCATCGCCGAGATATGCGGGCGCGAGACGGGCTTCTGCCGTGGCAAGGGAGGCTCCCAGCACATCGCGGTGAAGGAGATCAACTTCCTGGGCACCAACGGTATAACCGGGGGAGGCATCCCCGTGGCGACGGGCGCGGCCCTCACCGCCAAGTACAGGCGCACCGGGCAGGTGGTGCTGTGCTTCTTCGGCGACGGCGCAGCCAACCAAGGCACCTTCCACGAGTCGCTCAACATGGCCTCCGTGTGGAAGCTCCCGATAGTCTACGTGTGCGAGAACAACGGCTACGCGATGTTCACTCCCAGCTGTGACGTCACGAGCGTGCGGGACGTAGCGGTCAGGGCGGCAGCCTACAACATACCGGGCGTCACGGCCGACGGCATGGACGTGAGGGTCGTCCGGGACGTGGCCGCGGTCGCCATCAACCGAGCGCGCTCCGGCGGGGGGCCCACGCTCCTGGAGCTGAAGACCTACAGGTTCTGCGGTCACTCCAAGAGCGACAACGGCACCAAGTACCGCCCTCGTGAGGAGATCGAGGAGTGGTCCAGGCGCGACCCGATAGCTAACCTCCGGCGCGACCTGCTGGAGATGGGCGTGCCCGAGATGCTGCTGATCGATATCGAACGGGAGGTGCAACAGGAGATGGATCTCGCGGTGGAGCACGCCCTCGCGGCGCGCTACGCCGAGGAGGAGGCCCTCGAGGGAGTGTACGCTGCAGCCGAGCCCGCGACCTCAGCTCGCAGGGTCGGCGTGCTGACGGGAGCGGCCCGATGGTAG
- a CDS encoding HPr kinase — MTSHASQVSCRPSTIELEYDACGFHARIAGPWELLSPLRGILPVRATRQLSGTLPHASYEIGCADGDGLCLIFRDGALLQRLELEDLSAFMEWQVVNDAVEHVGRWKLLLHAGALARGDMGLLLPAPSGGGKSTLTVALLEEGFRLCSDELAVVDPCTLELAAFPRNPCIKTGSWDLLRSRVPWAEGAAVTTQLWGRTLRYLDVPEPLWASTPVVVRHVVVPRYVPMASPSLESASKSEVLSLLLSQSFSARALGAIGVAAAARLLEGTECYTLRYSDLRDAVALIRIIGGC; from the coding sequence ATGACTTCTCATGCAAGCCAGGTTAGCTGCAGGCCCTCCACCATCGAGCTCGAGTACGACGCCTGTGGCTTCCACGCCAGGATAGCCGGCCCCTGGGAGTTGCTCTCCCCTCTGCGCGGGATCCTGCCCGTGCGGGCTACCCGCCAGCTCAGTGGCACCCTGCCCCACGCCAGTTACGAGATAGGTTGCGCAGATGGAGATGGGCTCTGTCTGATCTTCAGAGATGGCGCGTTGCTGCAGCGCCTCGAGCTCGAAGACTTGTCGGCCTTCATGGAATGGCAGGTGGTGAACGATGCCGTGGAGCATGTAGGCCGTTGGAAGCTCCTCCTGCACGCGGGGGCGCTCGCCAGGGGTGATATGGGGCTGCTCCTGCCGGCGCCCTCCGGAGGTGGCAAGAGCACGCTGACGGTCGCCCTGCTCGAGGAGGGCTTCCGCCTGTGCTCCGATGAGCTGGCGGTGGTGGACCCCTGCACCCTGGAGCTCGCAGCCTTCCCCCGCAACCCGTGCATCAAGACGGGCTCCTGGGACCTCCTGAGGTCACGTGTGCCGTGGGCGGAAGGCGCAGCCGTCACGACGCAGCTCTGGGGCCGGACGCTCAGGTACCTGGACGTGCCCGAGCCCCTGTGGGCCAGCACCCCCGTGGTGGTGAGGCACGTGGTGGTACCGCGCTACGTGCCGATGGCCTCTCCCAGCCTCGAGAGCGCCAGCAAGAGCGAGGTGCTCAGCCTGCTGCTCTCGCAGTCCTTCAGTGCTCGTGCCCTGGGGGCGATCGGCGTGGCCGCGGCCGCCAGGTTGCTTGAGGGCACGGAGTGCTACACGCTGCGCTACAGCGACCTGCGCGATGCTGTTGCATTGATAAGAATCATCGGCGGGTGCTAA
- a CDS encoding NeuD/PglB/VioB family sugar acetyltransferase — MATEVILPKLGMNMESARILRWLKREGDHVVTGEPLAEIETDKVNVELEAEAAGVLRKILVPEGEYADVNQIVAVIAAPEEDISEILARATISPQGAGAHVEQVYESWHHAPQDSPSEEAPRKLDPRAIRERLRQRGALPATPAPEPSRTRIVIYGAGLGAKQLLEVTRHLDTIEVVGLIDDNPDMRGGEAGGYRVLGGFDELARIAASGEVDGVALSFHSEVRRRVHRRIAQEIGLRIIPLVDPRAIVGMGVTIGDGALVEAGAVVGPGTTIGEGVIVDVGAVVAHDCYLGDFSHLSPGCVLSGVVSLRENVLVGVGAAINSTVNVGRNVIIAPGAAVMNDVPDDVVVSGVPAKVIGESRRGEA; from the coding sequence ATGGCCACTGAGGTGATCCTGCCCAAGCTCGGCATGAACATGGAGTCGGCCAGGATACTGCGCTGGCTCAAGCGCGAGGGCGACCACGTGGTGACGGGTGAGCCTCTGGCCGAGATCGAGACCGACAAGGTCAACGTCGAGCTGGAGGCGGAGGCGGCAGGTGTCCTGCGCAAGATCCTGGTACCGGAAGGCGAATACGCCGACGTCAACCAGATCGTGGCCGTCATAGCCGCCCCGGAAGAGGATATCTCCGAGATCCTGGCGCGCGCCACCATCTCCCCGCAGGGCGCAGGGGCCCACGTGGAGCAGGTGTACGAGTCCTGGCACCACGCTCCACAGGACAGTCCCTCGGAGGAGGCCCCGCGCAAGCTGGACCCTCGCGCCATAAGGGAGAGGTTGAGGCAGCGGGGAGCCCTCCCCGCCACGCCCGCGCCGGAACCCTCGCGCACCCGCATCGTCATCTACGGTGCTGGCCTGGGGGCCAAGCAGCTGCTCGAGGTCACCCGCCACCTGGACACCATCGAGGTCGTGGGGCTCATAGACGATAACCCGGACATGCGGGGCGGGGAAGCTGGAGGCTACAGGGTGCTCGGTGGGTTCGATGAGCTGGCCCGCATAGCCGCTTCGGGTGAGGTGGATGGCGTGGCCCTGTCCTTCCATTCCGAGGTGAGGCGCAGGGTGCACAGGCGCATCGCCCAGGAGATAGGTCTGCGGATCATCCCCCTGGTGGATCCCAGGGCCATAGTCGGCATGGGCGTGACCATAGGGGACGGTGCGCTGGTGGAGGCCGGCGCAGTGGTGGGCCCCGGGACGACGATAGGCGAGGGGGTGATAGTCGACGTGGGGGCGGTGGTGGCCCACGACTGCTACCTGGGGGACTTCTCCCACCTCTCCCCGGGCTGCGTGCTCTCCGGAGTGGTCTCCCTGAGGGAGAACGTCCTGGTGGGGGTGGGAGCGGCCATCAACTCCACCGTGAACGTTGGGCGCAACGTGATCATAGCTCCCGGCGCTGCGGTGATGAACGACGTGCCGGACGACGTGGTGGTCAGCGGGGTGCCGGCCAAAGTGATCGGCGAGAGCCGTAGAGGAGAAGCGTGA
- a CDS encoding Gfo/Idh/MocA family protein, with translation MEGDLKVGIVGFGYWGPKLVRNFAEMSGVILEWVVDLDEAKLGKVHRDYPGVKVTTSVGEMLASDVDAVVIATPIRTHYKLARQSLLVGKHVMVEKPLTDRSEHAEELVSIADRLGLVLMVGHTFVYNGAIQALREIIASGELGDIYYVDSARLNLGLFQPDINVLWDLAPHDVSILRYILGMEPLSVSAHGSAHVRPGVHDVVYAEFAFPHNILAHVHLSWLDPCKVRRVTVVGSRKMVVCNDVADVEKIRIYDKGVERTYVTDKFSDFHLEYRYGGVHIPYVPFREPLAVQCEHFVSSIRHGTTPTTDGREGLQVVRILEQADRSLQEGGVRKPLMGLLDGSRLVGAGKDGMAVSGVAHGH, from the coding sequence ATGGAGGGAGACCTGAAAGTTGGTATCGTAGGCTTCGGTTACTGGGGGCCCAAACTCGTTAGAAACTTCGCTGAGATGTCCGGGGTCATCCTGGAGTGGGTAGTGGATCTGGATGAGGCCAAGTTGGGCAAGGTGCACAGGGACTACCCAGGCGTCAAGGTCACGACAAGCGTGGGCGAGATGCTCGCCTCAGATGTCGATGCCGTGGTGATCGCCACCCCCATACGTACCCACTACAAGTTGGCCAGGCAGTCCCTGCTCGTCGGCAAGCACGTCATGGTGGAGAAGCCCCTGACCGATAGGTCCGAGCACGCCGAGGAACTGGTGTCCATCGCCGATCGCCTGGGCCTGGTCCTCATGGTGGGCCACACCTTCGTGTACAACGGGGCCATCCAGGCGCTGCGGGAGATCATCGCCAGTGGCGAGCTGGGCGACATCTACTACGTGGATTCCGCCAGGCTCAACCTGGGGCTGTTCCAGCCCGACATCAACGTGCTGTGGGACCTGGCGCCTCATGACGTGTCCATCCTGCGGTACATCCTGGGCATGGAGCCGCTGTCGGTGAGCGCCCACGGCAGCGCCCACGTGCGCCCCGGGGTGCACGACGTGGTGTACGCGGAGTTCGCTTTCCCGCACAACATACTGGCCCACGTGCACCTGAGCTGGCTGGACCCCTGCAAGGTAAGGCGCGTCACCGTGGTCGGTAGCAGGAAGATGGTCGTGTGCAACGACGTAGCGGACGTAGAGAAGATACGCATCTACGACAAGGGCGTCGAGCGTACCTACGTGACCGACAAGTTCAGCGACTTCCACTTGGAGTACAGGTACGGGGGCGTGCACATCCCGTACGTGCCCTTCCGAGAGCCGCTGGCCGTGCAGTGCGAGCACTTCGTGAGCTCCATCCGCCACGGTACCACCCCCACGACGGACGGCAGGGAGGGCCTGCAGGTGGTCCGCATCCTCGAGCAGGCCGATCGCTCCCTGCAGGAGGGGGGCGTCAGGAAGCCCCTGATGGGCCTCCTCGATGGCTCGCGCCTAGTGGGAGCCGGCAAGGACGGCATGGCCGTATCGGGGGTGGCACATGGCCACTGA
- a CDS encoding glycosyltransferase, translating into MYTILYPVNELKIGGAEQQLLELVRGLDKSRFHPIVAPLYPGGALEPEFRAVEGAEVIDLHRGGKYDLSPLWRIARILVERRVDIVQPFLTPSTFFGLLPAFLVGVRVKIVTERCGVRRRRGAGYRTYRALEDAMSRYADVLIPNSEAGRQLLIERGLPASRIRVIYNGINLERLSPNPSEVAAIRRQLGAGPGSKVVGMLASLTPAKGQDVLLRAAGALSEGRPELRYALVGDGPLRGELEALAHRLGLSDRVVFFGYRRNVADFLGAFDLLVSASRDNEGCSNSVLEAMALGRPVVATDVGGNRELIRDGVTGYLVEPDDPASLAAKLSWLLGHWAEATELAERTQRMVRESFSLQHMVRQYEEIYMQLMARKGAPTAATFARNLSVGDDA; encoded by the coding sequence ATGTACACGATCCTGTATCCCGTCAACGAGCTGAAGATAGGCGGGGCGGAACAGCAGCTGCTGGAGCTGGTGAGGGGGCTCGATAAGTCCAGGTTCCATCCCATAGTCGCTCCCCTCTACCCGGGAGGAGCACTGGAGCCGGAATTCAGGGCGGTCGAGGGGGCGGAGGTGATCGACCTCCACCGCGGAGGCAAGTACGACCTGTCCCCCCTGTGGCGTATAGCCAGGATATTGGTGGAGCGCAGGGTGGATATCGTGCAGCCCTTCCTGACTCCCTCCACCTTCTTCGGGTTGTTGCCCGCCTTCCTCGTGGGCGTCAGGGTAAAGATCGTTACCGAGAGGTGCGGAGTCCGCCGGCGACGGGGAGCGGGCTACAGGACCTACCGCGCGCTCGAGGACGCTATGAGCCGTTACGCCGACGTGCTGATCCCCAACAGCGAGGCGGGCAGGCAACTGCTGATCGAGCGAGGGCTGCCCGCCTCCCGCATCAGGGTGATCTACAACGGCATCAACCTCGAACGCCTCTCCCCCAACCCATCCGAGGTCGCCGCCATAAGGCGGCAGCTAGGGGCCGGCCCGGGCTCCAAGGTGGTGGGGATGCTGGCCAGCCTCACGCCGGCCAAGGGGCAAGATGTTCTCCTGCGGGCCGCCGGCGCCCTCTCGGAGGGCCGTCCGGAGCTCAGGTACGCCCTGGTGGGCGATGGCCCCCTGCGTGGTGAGCTCGAGGCGCTCGCCCACAGGCTAGGGCTGTCCGATCGGGTGGTCTTCTTTGGGTACCGCCGTAACGTGGCGGACTTCCTGGGAGCCTTTGACCTGCTGGTATCCGCCTCCAGGGACAACGAGGGCTGCTCCAACTCCGTGCTAGAGGCGATGGCGCTGGGGCGACCCGTCGTGGCCACCGACGTCGGCGGGAACAGGGAGCTGATCCGCGACGGGGTGACGGGCTACCTGGTGGAGCCCGACGATCCCGCGTCCCTGGCCGCGAAGCTGTCGTGGCTCCTGGGGCACTGGGCGGAGGCCACCGAGCTGGCCGAACGGACGCAGCGGATGGTGAGGGAGTCCTTCAGCCTCCAGCACATGGTCAGGCAGTACGAGGAGATCTACATGCAGCTCATGGCGCGCAAGGGGGCGCCCACGGCTGCGACTTTCGCCCGCAACCTGAGCGTCGGGGACGATGCGTAA
- a CDS encoding alpha-ketoacid dehydrogenase subunit beta: MVAPATMEMSYKDALYEVLRSEMEADDSVVLIGEDFANGGAFGVAGDLLERFGPERVIRTPISENSYVGVGVGAAMTGLRPVVEIMFMDFITLAMDQLVNHAAKIHYMYAGQYSVPIVVRTPAGAGRGYGASHSQSLESWLIQVPGLKVVAPSSPADAGGLLRSAIWDPNPVVFIENKLLYPKKGPVPEGIPPVPLGTAKVLRKGEDVTIATYGRMVEHALEAAAVLEPEGVSCEVIDLRTLKPLDVTTLSRSFGRTHRLVCVEEGTGGVGAEVCSRLAETAGALGGRMIRVAAKDSPIPSAGPLEARVVPQLEDIIEGCLSSLEG; the protein is encoded by the coding sequence ATGGTAGCCCCGGCCACCATGGAGATGTCCTATAAGGATGCGCTGTACGAGGTGCTGCGCAGCGAGATGGAGGCCGACGACTCGGTCGTCCTCATAGGCGAGGACTTCGCCAACGGCGGTGCCTTCGGGGTAGCCGGCGACCTCCTGGAGAGGTTCGGCCCCGAGAGGGTCATCCGCACGCCCATCTCCGAGAACTCCTACGTGGGCGTCGGGGTGGGCGCGGCCATGACGGGCCTCCGCCCGGTGGTGGAGATCATGTTCATGGACTTCATCACCCTGGCGATGGACCAGCTGGTCAACCACGCGGCCAAGATCCACTACATGTACGCCGGCCAGTACTCGGTGCCCATAGTCGTGCGCACGCCGGCCGGCGCGGGTAGGGGCTACGGCGCCAGCCACTCGCAGAGCCTGGAGTCCTGGCTCATCCAGGTGCCCGGGCTGAAGGTGGTGGCTCCCAGCAGCCCGGCGGATGCCGGCGGCCTGCTCCGCAGCGCCATATGGGATCCCAACCCGGTCGTGTTCATAGAGAACAAGCTGCTGTACCCCAAGAAGGGTCCTGTGCCCGAGGGCATACCGCCGGTGCCGCTGGGCACCGCCAAGGTGCTCAGGAAGGGCGAGGACGTGACGATCGCGACCTATGGTCGGATGGTAGAGCACGCCCTCGAGGCCGCGGCTGTCCTCGAGCCCGAGGGCGTGAGCTGCGAGGTGATCGACCTGCGCACCCTCAAACCCCTGGACGTCACCACGCTGTCCCGCTCCTTTGGGCGCACCCACCGGCTCGTGTGCGTGGAGGAAGGCACGGGCGGGGTGGGCGCTGAGGTGTGCTCCCGCCTGGCGGAGACCGCCGGGGCGCTTGGGGGGAGGATGATCCGCGTGGCCGCCAAGGACAGCCCCATACCGTCCGCGGGACCGCTGGAGGCGCGGGTCGTGCCGCAGCTTGAGGACATCATTGAGGGCTGCCTGAGCAGCCTAGAGGGTTAG
- a CDS encoding DegT/DnrJ/EryC1/StrS family aminotransferase, whose translation MELDTVIAVPFVDLRAQYQSLEAEVLEAIRDALESMELLLGPNVHAFEQEFADYCGVRHAIGVANGTDALYLALRACGVGPGDEVITVSHTFIATVEAIVNVGAIPVFVDVDPDTYTMDPSKIEAAITPRTRAILPVHLYGQPADMDAILPIAHRHGLAVIEDACQAHGATIRGRRVGSFGDAAAFSFYMGKNLGAYGDAGAVTTNSQALAECVRRLRDHGSVRKYEHVEMGVNSRLDEIQAAVLRVKLKYLDDWNARRRAHAEAYARVLSELPVVLPTVRPGVEHVWHLYVIQVDERDRVREVLARRGVSTGIHYPIPVHLQKAAKGVGRLAGDLAVTEQVARRILSLPMFPEMSGVQVAYVADCLRRVVAQEVSTVVQ comes from the coding sequence ATGGAGCTTGATACAGTGATAGCAGTACCATTCGTTGATCTGCGAGCTCAATACCAGTCCCTAGAGGCAGAGGTCCTGGAGGCGATCAGGGACGCCCTGGAGAGCATGGAGCTGCTCCTGGGGCCGAACGTGCACGCCTTCGAGCAGGAGTTCGCCGACTACTGCGGTGTCAGGCACGCTATCGGCGTCGCCAACGGCACGGATGCGCTCTATCTGGCGCTGAGAGCCTGTGGCGTGGGCCCGGGAGACGAGGTGATCACCGTCTCCCACACCTTCATAGCCACCGTCGAGGCCATAGTCAACGTGGGCGCGATCCCGGTGTTCGTGGACGTGGATCCGGACACCTACACCATGGACCCCTCCAAGATCGAGGCCGCCATCACGCCACGCACGCGGGCGATACTGCCCGTACACCTCTACGGCCAACCGGCGGACATGGACGCCATCCTGCCCATAGCCCATCGGCACGGCCTGGCGGTGATCGAGGACGCGTGCCAGGCCCACGGCGCCACCATCAGGGGGCGCAGGGTCGGCAGCTTCGGTGACGCCGCGGCCTTCAGCTTCTACATGGGGAAGAACCTCGGCGCCTACGGCGATGCGGGTGCCGTCACCACCAACTCGCAGGCGCTGGCTGAGTGCGTGCGCAGGCTACGGGACCACGGGTCGGTGCGCAAGTACGAGCACGTGGAGATGGGGGTCAACTCCCGCCTGGACGAGATCCAGGCGGCCGTGCTCAGGGTAAAGCTCAAATACCTCGATGACTGGAACGCGCGCAGGCGCGCCCACGCGGAGGCGTACGCGCGCGTGCTGAGCGAACTGCCAGTGGTCCTGCCGACGGTGCGTCCCGGTGTGGAGCATGTCTGGCACCTCTACGTGATCCAGGTCGATGAGCGGGACAGGGTGCGCGAGGTGCTCGCTCGCAGGGGGGTGTCCACCGGCATCCACTACCCCATCCCCGTGCACCTCCAGAAGGCCGCCAAGGGCGTGGGGAGGCTGGCCGGCGACCTGGCAGTGACCGAGCAGGTGGCCAGGAGGATACTCTCCCTGCCGATGTTTCCAGAGATGAGTGGAGTGCAGGTGGCCTACGTTGCGGACTGCCTGCGCAGAGTTGTAGCCCAGGAGGTAAGCACAGTTGTCCAGTAG
- a CDS encoding sugar transferase: MQEALELPLLERSDLRLYAICKRALDLVGAVLMLVLLSPVMFICAVLIKLDSPGPVLFRQQRVGQGGRLFTCLKFRTMYVDADQSLHKQYVLALMAAEGDDSLRDEHGLYKLPNDPRVTRIGRWLRRTSLDELPQLWNVLRGEMSLVGPRPPIPYEVEQYKPEQLGRLTVKPGITGLWQVKGRNRTTFEQMVALDLEYVRRRGLMLDLWILLMTLPVVLLARDCR; this comes from the coding sequence ATGCAGGAAGCATTGGAGCTGCCCTTACTCGAGCGGAGTGACCTGAGGCTTTACGCCATCTGCAAGCGCGCGCTTGACCTGGTGGGCGCGGTCCTGATGCTCGTGCTGCTGTCGCCGGTGATGTTCATCTGCGCCGTCCTCATCAAGCTGGACTCTCCTGGGCCCGTGCTCTTTCGCCAGCAGCGCGTCGGCCAGGGCGGCAGGCTCTTCACCTGCCTCAAGTTCCGCACGATGTACGTGGACGCCGACCAGTCCCTGCACAAGCAATACGTGCTGGCGCTGATGGCTGCCGAGGGGGATGATAGCCTGCGCGATGAGCATGGCCTCTACAAGCTGCCTAACGACCCCAGGGTCACCAGGATCGGCAGGTGGCTGCGACGCACCAGCCTCGATGAGCTACCCCAGCTGTGGAACGTGCTGCGAGGGGAGATGAGCCTCGTGGGGCCAAGGCCCCCCATCCCATACGAGGTGGAGCAGTACAAGCCGGAACAGCTTGGAAGGCTTACCGTCAAGCCGGGCATCACCGGCCTATGGCAGGTCAAGGGCCGCAACAGGACTACCTTCGAGCAGATGGTGGCCCTGGACCTAGAGTACGTACGCAGGCGAGGGCTCATGCTGGACCTGTGGATCCTGCTCATGACCCTGCCGGTGGTCCTGCTGGCCAGGGATTGCAGGTAG